The nucleotide sequence GTCAGAATTATCTGTTAACTGATAATGGCTATTTTGGCTCTGTAGAAGTGCGTCTTCCTATCTATCGCGCTCGTCAACCCGATAATATTTTGCAAATAGTTCCTTTTGCCACTGTGGGGGGGGGTTGGAATATCCGCGAAGCGCCTAATCCTACTCCGGGAACTATTGCTTCTATCGGTCTTGGATTACAATGGCAGTACAGTGATTATATTAGTGCCCGCATTGACTGGGGGATCAAATTAGTGCCGATTCGTCTCGAAGGCCATACGCTACAAGATAATGGAATTGTTTTTTCTTTCATCTTTAGACCTTTTTAGGCTTTGTTCTGGCCTCAATTGACCTGAACCGGTGAGAAATTATTTTTATTAATGATTTCGCTACTGAGAAATTTACGATTATCTTGTCTAATTTTCGCTGCCTCCTCATTATAGAAAAATTGATATTCTTCCATCTAAAGTTTAGACTTGCCGCTTCAAGCATAGATTTGATAAAATTAGTCCTAAGCTACTTAAAATCTGTAAAGAGCTTTAATTAATCAAAAATTTTCATAAGTAGATAGTTTGAATTAACAATGGTAATTGAATGGTTAAAATTTCGAGTTCCGGCTCAATCCCGAGAAAAATTTATCCAAAAAGATGAACTAATTTGGACAGCCGCCTTAGCCAAATTTAAGGGATTTTTAGGTAAAGAAGTTTGGGTTAATCCTAAAATCGATGATGAAATTGTTTTAGTCATCCACTGGGAAAACCATGAAGCTTGGTCATCCATTCCGGCGGCGGCTTTAGAGGAAATTGAAGATAAATTTTCTCAAAGTATGAGAAATGATGAATATAAATTAATTGAATCTGGAGAATATCAAGTTCGCAAATTTATTAGTTAAAATGCTGCTCATGGCTACTTGTCCTCGTTGTCATCAATTAGTAGATAAACAAGCGGTTCGCTGTCCCTATTGTCAAAATGAATTAAAAGCCTTTGGTCATCCGGGGATTCCTTTATACCAAGCGGCAAAAGATAGTTATTTATGTGAAAGTTGTCTTTATCATGAGGATGATAGCTGCAATTTTCCTCAGCGTCCCTATGCCCAAACTTGTACCCTGTATCAAAATAAAAATGAGCCGCTAATCGCCCAGTTACCCCAACCGAGTTTTAGTACCAGGGTTCGGTTTTGGGTTCGCAAAAATTGGGGCTTGATTTTATTAATGGGTTTAATTGTGATTAGTGTGGCCTTGGCTTTTTGAGACTCCTACATTAAGGACAAACTACACCAATTAGGGTTTTTTTCAGCATAGGCAGCAATCTCCTCAAGCACCTGCTCAATTTTTGTTTTGGGGAACCAGTCCCAGACATGACTCGCTTGAGTGGGATCTAAAATCATCCAAGGTATATCAAAAGGTCGTTCTAAATCAGTTTCAATCACTTCATTGGAGCCAAAATAGTTTTCACACCAATAGCTTAACTGACATAAAGACATACTATTGTCCACACCACCACTAATATTAATAACTCTAGGCTTTTGTGTGTTCAATGGTTCGCCAAATTGCTGATGTAAAAGTGATATTAAATCTCTAGGGTGGAGACAATCTCGAACTTGATAGCCTTTACCGCCAAATCCAATGTATTTGAGAGGGCGTTTTTCTCGGAAACTGTGAATCCAAAAGGCAAAAATTCCCTGTCCGGGATGACCAAATTGTCCCGCCCCCGCCATCACCCCACAGCGATTAATCCACACAGGAAAATTAAAAGTCGCTCCATACTCTAAAGATAAATGTTCTGAGGCAACTTTTGTACTGCCATAGAGAGAAACTGGGGGAGATGTAGAATAATTTTCTGATACTCCGGCTAAAGATATTCCTTGAGGAAATTTTTGCTCGGCTATCGGCTTAAAAGCGCCGTTAATTTCTTTAACTTGAAGA is from Gloeothece verrucosa PCC 7822 and encodes:
- a CDS encoding TIGR03792 family protein yields the protein MVIEWLKFRVPAQSREKFIQKDELIWTAALAKFKGFLGKEVWVNPKIDDEIVLVIHWENHEAWSSIPAAALEEIEDKFSQSMRNDEYKLIESGEYQVRKFIS
- a CDS encoding NAD-dependent epimerase/dehydratase family protein; translation: MRLLITGICGFVGSTLAKAFRESSTDYKIIGIDNLSRSGSWINKEPLQKLGVEVRHGDIRQASDVLALPPVDWVIDAAANPCVLAGVDGKTNSLQLVQHNLQGTINLLEYCRSYQAGFILLSTSRVYNIPGLSHLQVKEINGAFKPIAEQKFPQGISLAGVSENYSTSPPVSLYGSTKVASEHLSLEYGATFNFPVWINRCGVMAGAGQFGHPGQGIFAFWIHSFREKRPLKYIGFGGKGYQVRDCLHPRDLISLLHQQFGEPLNTQKPRVINISGGVDNSMSLCQLSYWCENYFGSNEVIETDLERPFDIPWMILDPTQASHVWDWFPKTKIEQVLEEIAAYAEKNPNWCSLSLM